The following DNA comes from Fundulus heteroclitus isolate FHET01 chromosome 1, MU-UCD_Fhet_4.1, whole genome shotgun sequence.
GGTTGAGTGTGGCAGTCAACCGGCTGACAGACACGGACGGCCTGGTTGGACCGTCCTTAGAGACCCTCATACTCACAGGTTTATCATTTTAACACGTCCTGACAATCAGACTAACGTATTCGGCGAATATTTAGATTAGCAGATATTCATCGGACCAAATGACTTGTTCGTAATTCAAATTCAAGTTTATAAAGTGTATGTTTGTGAATGTGACACTTTGAAACCTGTCTTCTAGGTAATAGTCTTCAGAAATTAAATGGTTTGCAAAGTAGCCATTTTGCCAATTTGGTTGTCCTCGAGCTGAGGGGAAACCACCTGGAGACCACAGATGGCATTAATCTACCAAACTTGCGCCGTTTATATCTGGTAATAAACTgtgatctggaaaaacaaaaaaaataaatgattttttatttttatttttgggaagATGATCTCATCAGTCTTCACAACAGTTTACAGAATGTTGGCTGCATGTagcatatttcattttttttccccattcagGCCGAAAACTTCATCAAACGTCTTGAGGGTCTAGAGAACTTAGAGCGCCTCACAATCCTACATCTTCGAGACAATCATCTTGAGACTCTGGATGGACTCAGTCCCAACATGAAGAATCTTCAGTACCTCAATGTCAGGTATTGTAGGGCAACAAGAAGAACCATAATGGTGCCTAAACGTACCTATGGGGAATCAGCGAATAAGGGCCTTTGACCCTGGTTTCTTTGCCTTAATTTGTTATTTGCACTTAGGGGAAATGCAGTCGCTGATGAAAAAGCCTTGGAAAACCTTGTCCACGTGTCAAAAACACTCAAGGTTTTGGTCCTTTCTGGAAACCCATTGGTGGAAATATTAGACTATCGTCCAAGTGTACTGATTCTCTCGCCTCAGCTGGAGCGCATTGACAAAGAGCCAGTAACCCTTGAGGAGAGAATGGAAGCCCGAAGGGCAATCAGGGTAACGATTTATAGTTATTCACATCTCCCTTGTTCTTTCATTGATGAAACGTCTCTGTTTTTAAGTGTGgctgtgtggttttttttttttcaggaactTAATGAAGAGGAAATACCTGTACCATAAGATTTCAAAAGACTAGAAGGAGGAAGTGCAGGCTTTTTGAAGAAGGAAGCCTTATGTGTACAAGTCAGCAACAGTGATTACAAATTTGTTTGAAAAGCATATCTCCTGCATGACTGATGTTCTTTATGTCTAGGTTTGCTTTCTCACATTTGCAACTATAACAAACTGACAGATTAATTTGTGATCTAATTATTTccttgaaatgtaaaattacaGAATagcagcaaaataataaaaaaaagtgtttatggCTGTGAGATACAAAGATATTTTGTATGTGAAccttgttctgctgtttttttccctgagTAAGGATGATAGGGCAGAATCTGCCTGTACTTCCTTGTGGGCAGTCTCCGCAGCTCCAGATTTAAAGGAACAGTTACATTGCAGCTGCCCGTAGACAGTGCGTGCATTTATGAACGTAGGGTAAAGTATGTACGAGGACTTTAATGTATCCTTTAAAACACATTCGGGATGGAAGTAATATCTAAAGTTGCTAGTATTGCTGACACACCACCCATTCAAACTATTGTTTATTGGCATTTTTATTCTACCTTATTTACATTGTCTGTACAAAAGAAGATTAAGGATGGGAACACCACGTGTCGCTATGGcgatctgttaaaaaaaaattgcgtttaggtaaaaaaataaaataagcgtACAGTGCTATAATTACAAGTCATACGATTAATATAAAGTGGCATCGTACATTAACATACACACAGTTTTTACGACATAGCTCCACATGTATATCCAGTTTTAATCGTTTTGACAAAGGGGTGCCATATATGACCATGCGTATCTGATTCACAAAAGAAAACGGCCTAAAAGTGAGAAGCATTGCTAAAAGTTGGGGAGACGCGCCATGCTGTGCGTAATTTACGCCACTTCTCTTCCGCCAAGGATCTGATTGGATGAGGGCTGGCTCGCCTGGCAGACATAAACCTCTCCGTGACAGCCTCTCTTCCCACCTCCTCCTCTAGTCGTTCTGTACGCCTGGCAGCTAGCGGCGGCCTTCAAATACCGAAAGCAGCCGTGTGCTTGTTAAATAGCATTTAATACCCCTCCAAACAAACACAGCTTTCCAGTTACTTCCCCCCCAGACACCATGGCTAGTTACCACAAACCCGACGAGAAGACTCTGCAGGGACTTAAAGACATTGCTAACAAGCTAAGGATCAACTCCATCAAGGCGACATGCGCTTCTAACTCCGGGTAAGTCACTCAAAGTCACTCGAGGTCGTCAAGTGTTTAGAAACATTACAGGGAAACGGAGAAAATCGTTGGTGGGAGCGTGCAGGCGAGGCACGCGCTACCTGCGGGGCCTGGTGGCTGCACGTGCAGCAGATTATGTTCATGCGCGGCGCAAGTTAGCCAGCGAGCTAGCTGCGAGTTAATGAGCAAACCGCTGAAGTTGTCTGCTTTCAGGTGCGCAGCAGAGACCAGCGCCAGGGAACGTAAATCCACCGGCTTGTTCACGCAGGAGCTCTTCGGTATAACTAATGCATTCTTTTAAGCGTGCATATGAGGCCACTGCTTTAAATTTAGTGTTAATCCTAGAGTGATCTAAAGTCTGCGAGGCTGTCCTGCTTCAACCGCGATCACATGCTCCTGCAGAAGATGCAGTCTCGTGGTCATTTTCTGGCATCAGTTCACTATATTTCAGATGCGAATCTTTTtcacatgacttttttttttttaaactacagaTTCGATTTCTAAGCTTTTGTGTAGTTAcacatattgtgttttattgcaCACGTctgtaatattattttttttacttttggtttCATTGTGAATCATAAAATTGATTATTCATATGGCTAATCAGGTAGTTAAAGGTGTTTTGATAAGGCTGTCCTTACTCATCTTGGGCAGTAGTTGATATTAATTGGAGATGTGCAGAATTACTTTGTAAATAAGGTCTGTTTCAACAGTAGCAAcacccatttatttttttttccaacattatttaaaaaggtcAAGATTAGATTAGAAATTTCACAATATCGACGCACAATTGCCCTTGcagtatgaatgtgtgcattGAAAGTGGAGATAAATCTGTTCTCCTGGATGGACCTTCTCTACTTTTTATGCCTGTGACTGATGTAGATCTTGGTGACTAAGATCAGACAATGGTGAATAGATTTGGTTGGGCTAGGTAGGAAAGTCTGGAATAGAATTGATATCATGTTAATACTAAATTGTAACATAGcaattttgtttgtaaaatcCTGCTATAAATAGACCAAATCTCATTTTAAACCTGTTAAGCCCCAAGtggtttttcaaaatagctctcatttaaaaatgcacaacaaaataaatcaagaatagCTCCACAGCTATGAGGCCTTAAGTGACTTTTGGTACCTGCTGCAAGGTAAGACGTATGAGAATATATTTTGCATGGAACCACAAAGAACCTGTTCTCACGGTAGGATTGTCTAATCCAGATATGACTCGGGTTAGCATTAAATGTACTGAACTAGTCCAGaagtaaaaacagagaaacacacCTTTgactgggaggaggaggaggaggggtgcATCATTTTGGCTCCTGTGTATGAATACCAGATAAACCGGTGTTTCAAAATTGGATGAGGAGTTATAACAGCCAAAACATAATCTATTCTGTTTCCTAAAGCATTAGTGCAGTTTTTTACCCCCCATGTAAAATATAGCCCCGTTGGTTGCTGCAGGTCAAAGCATGAAAAGGGTGCAGCTCTATCAGTCGGCACATCTGCCCTTTGCTCTTTCTCCTACTGTAATTGactggatgtcacatgctttatTACGCCTAACTAATTTTCTAGGGCAAATCGGGACGGTGTTGAACCTGATTCTTGCTCTCTCTGTTAAGCCAAATATTTAGATGCCAGTTGGAATGTAAACACCTGCATAGTTTCTATATCACATAAAACACTTGTCAGCTTCATCGCATCCTTTAAAGTCCCGTTGATCCTATTTTTCATGGATCTTCTGCGTTTCTTCCAGATAAAAGGCCAGTTGGTAAACCTGTTTTTGGGTTGTTCCTTGTGGTTTCACATAAGGAAATCTTTTGACTGTCTGAAATGAAGCTCGTTCCCAGCAAAGCTTAATCTGTAGCTTTCCTCCAACCGTTTCCTCATTCTGTGACTAATGCAGAACAatacacttttgtttgtctttttctgaatttgccttgccttgttttCAGCAGGCTCTGGCTCAACAAGTGGACACGTGGTAAATCAACAGCTGTAACTTGCTTTTTGATCTAAAATTTTAACAGTGACTGGTGTATATCTGTATTGGATTTGTACAAGTTCCCAGCATGTTTGAAATGGTACCCGTTTTTTAACTCGACCACAAAGGGAAGCTGCAGTCTGTTTGGCAATTTAGGGTTTCTGAAAAGGGTTGTTTTACAATAATCCCAACTCCGTTTTAAGCAACTAACTGTTTCACAAGGCTTTTTCACAaggttcactttttttttcgttttagCCTGAGGACCTTGCTGTGATAACCTGAGGTGgttgtgtttaaaaattaaCAAGTTATTGATTGTGGGTGACTTTCTAATCTCAAGAGGTCGTCTTTAAAAACATTATCAGTCATAGCTGCTGTTGTGTAAATTTTGTGTGATGTGATCATGTGTGCAATCTCAttgaaccacttttttttttttttctgaagtatTTAGTCCTAACATACTGTAGTGCTTTCAAAGAATAATTGGTATAACTTTTGTCTTCTAAACAAGGTTTGAATGCAACAGTCGCATGCACGGGCATGGTTACCCtcctatactaatattgtgtttgtattttcagCTGTTGCTAATTGATTCTTTCTGATCTGTTTGTCCCAAAGCCATCCCACATCATGCTGCAGCGCAGCAGAGCTCATGTCTGTGCTCTTCTTCCACACCATGCGCTACAAAGCAGATGATCCTCGTAACCAGTGCAATGACCGCTTTGTGCTCTCAAAGGTTGGTGCTTGATGCGACCCCCTAGGTgaaatttggtttattttcagtTGGTTAGCTGCCGATCAAACCTGGGAATTTCTCTTTAACCCTCACCAGGGTCATGCCGCACCTGTCCTGTATGCTGCCTGGGCAGAAGCCGGTTTCGTGAAGGAATCGGATCTGCTCAACCTGCGTAAGATCgactgtgacctggaggggcaCCCCACACCAGTAAGTccataaaactgattttttttttttttttctgaacataatGGATGAACACAATGTTTGTAAATTGTAACTTTCTCTGCCTCCTCCATCTATCCTGCTGTGTGTCACAGAAACTGGCATTTGTCGACGTGGCGACTGGATCTCTTGGTCAAGGTCTTGGGGCTGCTTGTGGGATGGCCTATACTGGCAAACACTTTGACAAAGCCAGGTCAGTATTTAGTCGAAAAGATCAGAATTACCAATGTTTACTTACAATTGGTAACAACTAACAACACTTAACTATTTTAGCTTGTTATacaaaatctatatttttataACCCTGTGTTGTTGTCCCCATTGGAGCCTTTTCTGTAGAGTTATTCATGCAAGATCAGTTTTGACCCTTTGTGTCATTTCTGCATTGCTTATTAAACTGTATTGTTTATGTGGGAAATGGCCTGAGTGCTCTCTGATCTGTTTATACCATTAGTGCCTGTCAAGAAGGGCTGCCTACCAGTAacgcagttttaaaaaaaaagtattctggTTTCAAAACTGGTAAAATTTGATCATACCATTTATATGGTTTTAAGTTGTTGGTGTAGCTTCCAAAAGCAAGAACTTGAAATGTACAACTAAActcattacatttatttttacaaaattttttaatataattctattcatatatttttgttcaaatcTGTCTAAATCAAAATGACAGCAACATGAcagtattattttaaataaaaccatatgGAATTTAAAATTTTGGCTAAATACAGTGACTCTGTAATTTTTGGTCCAGGTTTGAATCGCATCCTGACTTCAACCATGATGGCGattttaatttagacttttctctgcatgaacaacaaaaatggcctgtagataaagatgtttgtaaacaaggactatttaaaacaagaaatgtgactttttatattgatcagaatattcttattaaagaaaatagctttgtgagttggacatcaatccttgttgaacataaaggtTTTGGTAAATTATGATTTATATAatctctaaaacaagtaataaattAGACTATCTCACTGCtacaactctcttcccttccatgtggaggcaaacccactttaaacatattactgacacctaaaggacgcgtttTATCCATTAATTATTCCATAggcaaaaattgcagacctctgcgatttggaaattgcatctTTTAAAATTGTGACTAAATTGCAAATGCGaataattgtgcagccctacttcATTCTTccatggtctgggtgaatactcaATGTTCTGATCAAATAGtctgattgttctaaattatgGCGCTGGCTCAAACGATGGCTCACGACGACAAGACTGTTGACGCTGGTTACCATGGCAATGTGTCACAACaagagaaattaaatgtttctctctgctgcttctaTTGAAAATCTTGCAATTTTAGTAGTGGAAAAACCCCATTAAAGAATTAATAACTgattgtaattatttatttcGTATGTGACCATGGTATAAGGGATAATGCCGTTTGAGGTGTCCATTATCTGAAATTAATGGGCTTCACATAAGCGTGAGCCATTAATTTTGTATGATGGACAACACGTTGGGCATTATCCCCTTAATGTGCTTGGACATGTAAGGACCAATATTTAACTGTCAATAATtacacacatatttttttttttttttttttattatttctcctCATTCATTGCAGTTACCGTGTGTACTGCATGCTCGGTGATGGCGAGTGTTCAGAAGGCTCTGTGTGGGAGGCCATGGCCTTCGCCTCCTACTACAAGCTGGACAACCTGGTGGCCATCCTGGACGTCAATCGTCTCGGTCAGAGCGAGCCGGCACCCCTACAGCACGACATGGAGACCTACCGCAAGCGCTGCGAGGGCTTTGGGTCAGTAGCAAACTCAAGtgtttcattttcactttttagtATCTATTGGGTCAATACATGGGGCATTTtctgctgttgtgaattttaaaGAATCGTTGgttaaaggtttgtttctttTAGGAAGAATTTGGTCAGCTTTTAGATCATTTCtgcataatgttttttttttttttttttttttttttttgttgccctgTGGCTCTCCTAAGGTTAATGCGTCTCGCTGGTACTGATGTCTTACTTGTTGGAAGTTATTTTAGCTGTAATGacctgtatttttctttaaatgtgtaGGTGGAACACGTATGTTGTGGATGGACACGATGTGGAGGAGCTGTGCAAAGCTTTCTGGCAGGCTCAGCAGGTTAAGGGTAAACCCACCTGTATTGTTGCCAAGACCTTGAAAGGAAAAGGACTCAAAAGTATGTAGAGACCAACTTTAAAAAATGGTTCCTCGCCCTTTTAAAAATCCTGAATTTGTTTTGCTGAAACTTGTTCACCCGTTGCCCTGTAGACATTGAGGATCTTGAAAACTGGCATGGGAAGCCCATCCCTAAAGACAAGGTAGACGGTCTTCTGAAGGACTTGCAGTCTCAGATCCAGGTCCCCAATAAGACCGTCTGCCCAGAGCTTCCCAATGACGATGCAGCACCAGCTGACCTCAGCCCCATCTCCCTACCTTCACCCCCAGCTTACAAGAAGGGAGATAAGGTAAAACAGtacactttttaatataaaaaaatagactCTTCCATAGTTTTCATCAATGCAGACACAAAGGAATGATCATCAATGTCCTTGTTTTGAGTCTTGCTGGCTTAAGTTTCACTGCTTAGCATTGTCTACTGCCTTGATGACCCATCAGTCTTTGCTTTGTTCGGTTCCCATCTTTCTCTTTAGATGGCAACAAGACAAGCCTATGGAATAGCACTGGCCAGACTGGGCCAGGGAAGCCAGAGGGTGGTGGCCCTGGATGGAGACACAAAAAACTCCACTTTCTCAGATTTATTTAGGAAGGCCTACCCCGAGCGCTTCATTGAGTGTTTCATCGCTGAACAAAACATGGTAATGTACAAAAGCAATACTCAAATGTTCTTTCCTACTGTTCTATATGGTGTTATGCTACTGTTCATGCTTAACACTGATGGAACTGTATTTGCTTCTAATTGCAGGTAGGCGTAGCCATTGGCTGTGCCACTCGTGACCGCACCGTTGCGTTCGCCAGCACCTTTGCTGCCTTCTTCTCCAGAGCCTATGATCAGATTCGTATGGGAGCCATCTCCCAGTCAAACGTCAACCTAGTAGGATCCCACTGTGGCGTCTCTATTGGTGAGGCTGTGGCTTGTAGTGGCTGCCATCATTAGGGTTGTAACTAAACAAAAATCATGGTTTCTACCTACCTCCATTTTAAACTCATGGTTCAGCAGATTTTTAGTATGTTTTAACTCAAGAACAAGTGTATAAATGGTGATTTTTATTAACCAGTGAACAAAGGATTTTAGAAAACTTAATTTAATCAGCTTGTTTAATCAGTATACTAAAACTATTGGAACAACCTGGATGTAAAGCTTTGGTACACTCTGTCCTCTTTCTCCCATCAACTTTGTCGCTGGATAATTGACCTTAATGTTCCCAGATGACGACTGTAGTGATAGCTGGGagttctgctttgttctgcttcttCAAGATGCAGAAGTGTCTTAAAGAAGCAGAACACAAACATTGCACACTTTAGTTCTGCACATCTGTCAGGTTTAAAACAACGCTGTATTTGTTTGGTACATCTGCATGCTGAATTTAGAGGGCGGCACCAAATTGTTTTGATAAACTTGCCATTACACCTTTTAGTATTATCTAGGACTAATTGGGAAAACTCTGTCCTTCACTGGTTCTATCTGCTTTCAGGTGAGGACGGTCCATCCCAGATGGCCCTGGAGGACCTGGCCATGTTCCGCGCCATACCGACATGCACGGTGTTCTACCCGAGCGACGCCGTGTCGACAGAGAGGGCTGTTGAACTGTCTGCTAACACAAAGGTTAGAGAGCTCGCCTCGTGACGGGTCCAGTGAACGGTCGTCGTAAAGCTCCTGTGGTCACACACTGCTTTCTGTTCTTAGGGAATCTGCTTCATTCGTACTAGCAGACCAGCCACTGCAGTGATCTACGCGCCAGAGGAGAAGTTTGAAGTGGGCGTAGCCAAGGTAAATGATACGGTCTGAATTATATTAGTCTGAAAGGAGGCAGAACCCCAACTCGACGCCCTGACTTGATGTTTGCTGACGTTGCTTTACTGGTGTCCAGGTGGTGCGCCAGTCTGACAGTGATGTGGTGACTGTGATCGGAGCTGGAATCACTCTACACGAAGCACTGGCTGCCTATGATACGCTCAAAAGTGAAGGTAAATCGCCCATTGATGGGTGACCACAAACCCACATGTAACCCAAAGAACAGCCCGAGTAACccgtgtattttttttaatttatttttttacatgcagGCAAAAACATTCGTGTGATTGACCCATTCACCATCAAGCCCTTGGATGCTGCCACCATTTTGTCTTGTGCCAGAGCCACAGGGGGGCAGATCATCACAGTGGAGGACCACTACAAGGAGGGTAGGTTTCATCTGTTCTTATTTTCCTAATTGAGGTTACTGATGCATTGGagctatttttgtttgtttgtggctGCAGAACTAATTTCCAACAGTTTGTAGGTccgattttaaaacaaatggcaTCTTTAATCTTTAACAACTGATAGATGGTTGGACTTCGTTAGATTCTAAAAGATTAGAGATTCAAAGCTGTTTGAGTTTTCCTACTTTTAAAAGATCCTTCCAttgctttggttttattttttcagttaagTTCTTTGTGCATTTAAGCTTAGAAATGGGTTTAAGTCGATGCTTACAAGTGTTTCTGGTCCACCTTTTCTCTCCAGGTGGTCTTGGTGAAGCAGTGCTGTCTGCAGTGGGAGAGGAGCCTGGCATCATGGTAACCCGGCTGGCGGTGTCTGCTGTTCCCCGCAGCGGAAAGCCCCAGGAGCTCCTGGATATGTTCGGCATCAGCGCCAAGCACATCGCCAACGCTGTCCGCAAGACCTTTGCAAACTAAAGACTCCCAGCTTTTGAGATTTCATCACAACCCGCTACCATCTGCCTGCCTCGGCGTCAACACCAGTTGACCTCTACTGCCATCTTGTGGCTTTGAAGCTGTAGTTCACCAACCCTGTATTACAGTTGGCAAGAGAGCAGTGTGTTTTGAGCAAATAACCCATTATCCCTGTTCACTTTAACCAATCATTCCTGTTCCCAAAACCTTTCTGAAGACTACTGTAAATTCTGAACTCGGCCGTGGCTTATGTTGTCATTCTCTTTTGTTTTATCGTTTCCCCAACTCTATAAGTTGTTCAAAGCTCTGTTACTGCTGTTCTTGTAATGTTGTAGATCAGTAAGTTTCAATCCTGGTCCTCAGAAACCATTGTCCTTCAGGTTTTAGATgcgtctctgctccagcacacctgagttAAGTGATTGCACGACCTCCTCAGCAACCATCAAGAGCTGCAGAGGCCTCGTCATCGCCAATATATTTAAATCAGGCGTGTGGAGGCAGGGACAtccctaaaacatgcagggcagtggGTCCTGGTGAGAAGGATAGAAAACCACTGTTCTAGCTCACTTCCCTAGTTTTGGTGAAAGCCTTTTAATACTTTTGCTGAGTTACAAATGTTTGCTTTACCCCACAGTTGAGTTGCACCATGAAGACATTCCACAGATATAACAACACTCATGGTTAAAGGTTTCCTCTCACCTCCTGTTGCtgtgatgtgctaaaaagaaataaaaaaaaatcatgacctATCACCTCTTATTGCTGTCTGTTATTTACTTACTGATGGCAGTGTCTGACCGCAACCCTCACTTTGCCATGAACAAATCGGCAACCAGTTGGTGTGAACTGAGAAAGTTCTCAAGGAGATTGCTGTCAGTTGCTG
Coding sequences within:
- the lrrc23 gene encoding leucine-rich repeat-containing protein 23 isoform X2, which encodes MSDMDDDVYLSDDEEGSETRKDAEESEKSHVCPLTKETISEGLSLLCRTGKRLEHAFVKLDLKDKALTDIAAISTYIHIRFLDLSNNLVADLSPLATLNHLLWLKVDRNAVASFIGQPFAELTFLQWLSVAVNRLTDTDGLVGPSLETLILTGNSLQKLNGLQSSHFANLVVLELRGNHLETTDGINLPNLRRLYLAENFIKRLEGLENLERLTILHLRDNHLETLDGLSPNMKNLQYLNVRGNAVADEKALENLVHVSKTLKVLVLSGNPLVEILDYRPSVLILSPQLERIDKEPVTLEERMEARRAIRELNEEEIPVP
- the lrrc23 gene encoding leucine-rich repeat-containing protein 23 isoform X1: MSDMDDDVYLSDDEEGSETRKDAEESEKTTYEKSHVCPLTKETISEGLSLLCRTGKRLEHAFVKLDLKDKALTDIAAISTYIHIRFLDLSNNLVADLSPLATLNHLLWLKVDRNAVASFIGQPFAELTFLQWLSVAVNRLTDTDGLVGPSLETLILTGNSLQKLNGLQSSHFANLVVLELRGNHLETTDGINLPNLRRLYLAENFIKRLEGLENLERLTILHLRDNHLETLDGLSPNMKNLQYLNVRGNAVADEKALENLVHVSKTLKVLVLSGNPLVEILDYRPSVLILSPQLERIDKEPVTLEERMEARRAIRELNEEEIPVP
- the tktb gene encoding transketolase-like protein 2; translated protein: MASYHKPDEKTLQGLKDIANKLRINSIKATCASNSGHPTSCCSAAELMSVLFFHTMRYKADDPRNQCNDRFVLSKGHAAPVLYAAWAEAGFVKESDLLNLRKIDCDLEGHPTPKLAFVDVATGSLGQGLGAACGMAYTGKHFDKASYRVYCMLGDGECSEGSVWEAMAFASYYKLDNLVAILDVNRLGQSEPAPLQHDMETYRKRCEGFGWNTYVVDGHDVEELCKAFWQAQQVKGKPTCIVAKTLKGKGLKNIEDLENWHGKPIPKDKVDGLLKDLQSQIQVPNKTVCPELPNDDAAPADLSPISLPSPPAYKKGDKMATRQAYGIALARLGQGSQRVVALDGDTKNSTFSDLFRKAYPERFIECFIAEQNMVGVAIGCATRDRTVAFASTFAAFFSRAYDQIRMGAISQSNVNLVGSHCGVSIGEDGPSQMALEDLAMFRAIPTCTVFYPSDAVSTERAVELSANTKGICFIRTSRPATAVIYAPEEKFEVGVAKVVRQSDSDVVTVIGAGITLHEALAAYDTLKSEGKNIRVIDPFTIKPLDAATILSCARATGGQIITVEDHYKEGGLGEAVLSAVGEEPGIMVTRLAVSAVPRSGKPQELLDMFGISAKHIANAVRKTFAN